The Spirochaetota bacterium genome has a segment encoding these proteins:
- the guaA gene encoding glutamine-hydrolyzing GMP synthase → MIDHAVQIPNERIVILDFGSQYTQLIARKIRELHVYAEIVPYYYPVEEIKKEKPAAIILSGGPSSTYEKGAPQAAPEIFSLNIPMLGICYGLYQVVEAFKGKIESARSKEYGRAFIDIREESPLFKGLSRREQVWMSHGDKVVAPPPGFSVIASSENAETAAIEHRDSKIYGVQFHPEVYHTVNGKKVLENFLFGICNLRPTWNMESFIETSVEAIRNEVKDGTVLLGLSGGVDSSVTAVLLQKALGDRCYCVFVNNGVLRKNEHLQVVERFNKHMKLNLIYADASARFLKKLRGVDKPEQKRRIIGREFIKVFMEEAKKIGRFDFLAQGTLYPDVIESVSTKGPSDTIKSHHNRVPEVLKLIKSGRVIEPLKELFKDEVRELGRVLGMPEELINRQPFPGPGLAIRIIGEVTQERIRILQEADDIVVREIKDAGLYNDLWQIFAVYLPVKSVGVMGDSRTYENVIAIRGVTSVDAMTADWAYLPEALLRKISNRIINEVKGINRVVYDISSKPPSTIEWE, encoded by the coding sequence ATGATCGATCATGCCGTTCAGATTCCCAATGAGCGGATCGTTATTCTTGATTTTGGGTCACAATATACGCAGCTCATAGCCCGCAAGATCAGGGAGCTCCATGTATACGCGGAGATCGTGCCCTATTATTATCCTGTTGAAGAGATCAAGAAGGAAAAACCCGCGGCCATCATACTCTCCGGAGGACCGTCGTCGACCTATGAAAAAGGGGCGCCCCAGGCGGCGCCGGAGATCTTTTCTTTGAACATCCCCATGCTGGGAATATGTTACGGCCTCTACCAGGTCGTAGAGGCCTTCAAGGGAAAAATAGAGAGCGCCCGGTCCAAGGAATACGGGCGTGCGTTTATAGACATACGAGAAGAATCGCCTCTTTTCAAAGGATTGTCCCGCCGCGAGCAGGTGTGGATGAGTCACGGCGACAAGGTGGTGGCTCCGCCTCCGGGTTTTTCAGTTATCGCCTCATCGGAAAACGCGGAAACTGCGGCCATCGAGCACAGGGATTCAAAGATCTACGGGGTGCAATTCCATCCGGAAGTGTACCATACGGTGAACGGGAAAAAGGTCCTTGAGAATTTCCTCTTCGGCATATGCAACCTCCGCCCGACCTGGAACATGGAATCCTTTATCGAGACATCGGTGGAAGCGATACGGAATGAGGTCAAGGACGGGACCGTGCTCCTGGGCCTGTCTGGCGGGGTCGATTCGTCGGTAACGGCGGTGCTGCTCCAGAAAGCCCTCGGCGATCGGTGCTACTGCGTCTTCGTGAATAACGGCGTGCTGCGGAAAAACGAACACCTCCAGGTGGTGGAGCGTTTTAACAAGCACATGAAGCTGAACCTGATTTATGCCGACGCCTCGGCGCGGTTCCTGAAAAAGCTCCGCGGCGTCGATAAACCGGAGCAGAAACGGAGGATCATCGGCCGCGAGTTCATCAAGGTTTTCATGGAGGAGGCGAAGAAGATCGGCCGGTTCGATTTCCTGGCCCAGGGGACCCTCTATCCGGATGTCATTGAATCGGTATCCACGAAGGGACCCTCTGACACAATCAAGAGCCATCATAACCGTGTTCCGGAAGTCCTGAAGCTGATAAAGTCCGGAAGGGTCATCGAACCGCTCAAGGAGCTTTTCAAGGACGAGGTCCGGGAACTGGGACGGGTCCTCGGCATGCCGGAGGAGCTCATCAACCGTCAGCCCTTCCCGGGGCCAGGTCTTGCCATCAGGATAATCGGCGAAGTCACTCAAGAGCGGATCCGGATCCTCCAGGAGGCGGACGATATCGTGGTTCGGGAGATCAAGGATGCAGGGCTTTACAACGATCTGTGGCAGATCTTCGCCGTGTATCTGCCGGTAAAGTCGGTCGGTGTCATGGGGGACAGCAGGACCTATGAGAACGTCATAGCCATCCGTGGCGTGACCTCCGTGGATGCCATGACCGCGGACTGGGCCTATCTCCCGGAGGCTCTTCTCAGAAAAATTTCAAATCGGATCATCAATGAGGTAAAAGGGATCAACAGGGTGGTGTATGATATTTCCTCGAAGCCGCCCAGCACCATCGAATGGGAATGA
- the purE gene encoding 5-(carboxyamino)imidazole ribonucleotide mutase yields MAEVGIIVGSDSDLPKIKDCFDILDELRVGFEVIISSAHRCPVQTMEWSSTASKRGLKVIIAAAGGAAHLPGVVASHTTLPVIGIPIETAIAGGLDSMLSIIQMPAGIPVAAMAAGKAGGANAALFAVSILALSDGGCAERLLSYRKSMADKISGRNEQLKKMGLKEYIKNKEAGR; encoded by the coding sequence ATGGCTGAAGTCGGCATAATAGTGGGAAGCGACTCTGACCTGCCCAAGATCAAAGACTGCTTTGACATTCTCGATGAGCTCCGGGTCGGTTTTGAAGTCATTATTTCTTCAGCGCACCGCTGTCCGGTCCAGACCATGGAATGGTCATCAACGGCGTCAAAGAGGGGCCTCAAGGTGATCATAGCAGCCGCGGGCGGCGCGGCCCATCTTCCCGGCGTCGTGGCCTCCCATACGACACTTCCCGTGATAGGTATACCCATAGAGACCGCCATTGCGGGGGGGCTTGATTCAATGCTGTCGATCATCCAGATGCCCGCCGGTATCCCGGTCGCGGCAATGGCGGCGGGGAAGGCGGGCGGGGCCAACGCGGCCCTGTTCGCGGTGAGCATCCTCGCATTGTCCGACGGGGGCTGCGCCGAGCGCCTCCTGAGCTACCGGAAGTCCATGGCGGATAAAATTTCGGGAAGGAACGAACAGCTGAAGAAGATGGGATTAAAAGAATACATTAAAAACAAAGAGGCAGGCAGATGA
- a CDS encoding tetratricopeptide repeat protein has product MSYAILAFFLVLIIIIFIIVKSTSFPSKIRKAEEYLEDNDISKANEIIKKILDQKGDYAPARYLRAQILMKQNQYLLAISELNNILSLPDFSKFINEIEIHYHLARLYHDTKNFPKEIEEYKAILTFNPEDLTANHRIGHALYKKKEYKKAREHLIRAITLNPSLTDIYLPLGISCYNISDYEKGEEYLTKAMSVPGDNSDAQFHLGSIYQMKKDFRSAITMFDKSKKERKYYLKSIYKIGEIYHQMEEYDNAIEILEQGLGSLKEKDEESHQYRYLLAECYEHQNKIKEAFHHWTKIAEENPNFRGTRLKIESYQDILGNDSLMTMFISSLESLQPTIVETISSLNYNIISKDRINSNEYQYRAYNIKRINDPPILIYFHRTTREITEENMNDFHKLINEEKCKTGIYITTSKFSIRAKAFAQSKTIELYDAEFLKRIVEKIQTRKKMK; this is encoded by the coding sequence ATGAGTTATGCCATACTTGCATTCTTCCTCGTATTAATCATTATTATTTTCATCATTGTTAAATCAACTTCTTTTCCTTCGAAAATCCGAAAAGCTGAGGAATACCTTGAAGATAATGATATAAGCAAGGCCAATGAAATCATAAAAAAAATCCTGGATCAAAAGGGCGACTATGCCCCGGCCCGGTACCTCCGGGCCCAGATACTCATGAAGCAAAACCAGTACCTTCTGGCCATTTCAGAATTGAATAATATCCTGAGCCTTCCGGATTTCAGCAAGTTTATCAACGAAATCGAGATTCATTACCATCTTGCCCGCCTTTATCATGATACAAAGAACTTCCCCAAGGAAATCGAGGAATACAAGGCCATCCTGACCTTCAATCCCGAAGACCTTACGGCCAACCACCGCATAGGCCATGCCCTGTATAAAAAGAAAGAGTACAAGAAAGCCCGGGAACACCTGATCAGGGCCATTACCCTGAATCCCTCCCTTACCGATATCTACCTGCCCCTGGGGATATCATGCTACAATATCTCCGATTACGAAAAAGGCGAGGAATACCTCACCAAGGCCATGTCCGTACCGGGTGATAACAGCGACGCTCAATTTCACCTCGGCTCCATTTATCAAATGAAAAAAGACTTCCGAAGCGCCATCACGATGTTTGATAAATCAAAAAAGGAACGGAAGTATTATTTGAAGAGCATCTACAAGATCGGCGAAATCTATCACCAGATGGAAGAATACGACAACGCCATCGAAATCCTTGAACAGGGCCTCGGCAGTCTCAAGGAAAAGGATGAAGAATCGCACCAGTACCGCTATCTCCTAGCCGAATGCTATGAACACCAGAACAAGATAAAAGAAGCCTTTCATCACTGGACCAAAATAGCGGAAGAGAATCCAAATTTCCGCGGGACCCGCCTCAAGATTGAATCCTATCAGGACATTCTCGGCAATGACAGCCTTATGACCATGTTTATCTCGTCACTGGAATCATTGCAGCCGACCATAGTGGAAACCATATCGAGCCTCAACTACAACATCATCTCCAAGGACCGGATCAACTCCAACGAATACCAATACCGGGCCTACAACATCAAGAGAATCAACGACCCGCCCATCCTGATCTATTTCCACAGGACCACCAGGGAAATAACAGAAGAAAACATGAATGATTTTCATAAGCTCATCAATGAGGAAAAATGCAAGACCGGTATCTATATAACAACATCAAAATTCAGCATCAGGGCAAAGGCCTTTGCTCAGTCAAAGACCATTGAACTCTATGATGCGGAATTCCTGAAGCGGATAGTGGAAAAAATTCAAACCAGAAAAAAAATGAAATAA
- a CDS encoding chemotaxis protein CheD yields MSEIITVGVAQVRTSSSPAVLRTILGSCVGICIYDRVKKIGGMAHILLPQNQKGNPNLEKYADTAIPFLVKELLKDGSKKENLSAKIAGGASMFKFGSNVSLGQIGDRNIEQTKVELQKLGIPILVEDVGGNLGKVIDFYLEDGRMKVKAGGQEKVYYKV; encoded by the coding sequence ATGAGTGAAATTATTACGGTGGGTGTTGCCCAGGTACGAACATCTTCTTCTCCTGCCGTGTTGAGGACGATTCTCGGCAGCTGTGTCGGCATTTGCATTTACGACCGTGTTAAGAAAATCGGCGGCATGGCCCACATCCTCCTTCCGCAGAATCAGAAGGGAAATCCCAATCTGGAAAAATATGCCGATACCGCCATACCCTTCCTGGTAAAGGAGCTCCTGAAAGACGGATCGAAAAAAGAGAATCTTTCCGCCAAAATAGCCGGCGGCGCTTCCATGTTCAAATTCGGCTCAAATGTATCCCTTGGCCAGATCGGCGACCGCAACATCGAACAGACAAAGGTCGAGCTTCAGAAGCTCGGCATACCGATCCTCGTGGAAGATGTTGGCGGTAACCTTGGAAAAGTTATCGATTTTTACCTGGAAGACGGCCGCATGAAGGTCAAGGCCGGCGGACAGGAAAAAGTATACTATAAAGTTTAA
- a CDS encoding HDOD domain-containing protein has product MDQNIKQRIEAIINNIDQLPPLPEVASKVINMVSNPDVSFKDVAQEISKNQAITANILKLCNSAFFSKGKEITSIDRAIVTLGLKEVKDIVLLVVAKPVLDKPVMGYDLGQGDLWKQGLAVATMSRDIAIAKKKKEIADVVFTGGIIHNVGKVVIALYVQQAFKEILKLVQTQNVPFHIAEKEIMGYNHQEVGEKILTKWNFPPVLRSIVSFYQDPVGAPAEHMFEVSIVHIANAICLMGGIGIGNDGLYHEIKDEAIKKVGLSQAELEEFYTRVPEILKKIRDLQ; this is encoded by the coding sequence ATGGACCAGAATATAAAACAGCGCATCGAAGCAATAATTAACAATATCGACCAGCTGCCCCCCCTTCCTGAGGTGGCGAGCAAGGTCATAAATATGGTCAGCAACCCCGATGTTTCTTTTAAGGATGTTGCCCAGGAAATCTCAAAGAACCAGGCCATCACCGCCAATATATTGAAACTCTGCAATTCTGCTTTCTTCAGCAAGGGGAAAGAGATAACGTCCATTGACCGCGCCATCGTTACCCTGGGCCTCAAGGAAGTGAAGGACATAGTGCTCCTGGTAGTGGCAAAGCCTGTGCTGGACAAGCCTGTGATGGGATATGACCTGGGTCAGGGTGACCTCTGGAAGCAGGGACTTGCCGTGGCTACCATGTCCCGTGACATCGCCATAGCGAAAAAGAAAAAGGAAATCGCCGATGTTGTCTTCACCGGAGGCATCATTCACAATGTCGGCAAGGTCGTTATCGCCCTCTATGTCCAGCAGGCCTTCAAGGAGATATTGAAACTGGTGCAAACACAAAACGTTCCTTTTCATATTGCAGAAAAGGAAATCATGGGATACAACCACCAGGAAGTCGGTGAAAAAATCCTGACCAAGTGGAATTTCCCGCCGGTCCTCAGGTCCATCGTCAGTTTTTACCAGGATCCTGTCGGCGCCCCCGCTGAGCACATGTTCGAGGTATCAATCGTACACATTGCCAATGCCATCTGCCTCATGGGCGGCATAGGCATCGGCAATGACGGTCTGTACCATGAGATCAAGGACGAAGCCATTAAAAAAGTTGGCCTCAGCCAGGCTGAACTCGAGGAATTCTATACCCGGGTTCCGGAAATCCTGAAAAAGATCAGAGATCTGCAATAG
- the smpB gene encoding SsrA-binding protein SmpB, producing MADSYIEIARNKKARFDYEIIETFEAGIVLRGSEVKSLRQKKASIQEAYARVKDGEMFITGMNIAVYEMANRFNHEPVHDRKLLLHRHEIKRLIGKVQEKGFTLVPLKLYFKNGKVKVELGLARGKAKYDKRDSIKKREVDRELQREWKNYR from the coding sequence ATGGCTGATTCTTATATTGAAATAGCGCGGAACAAGAAGGCCCGGTTCGATTACGAGATAATCGAGACCTTCGAGGCGGGCATTGTACTGAGGGGAAGCGAGGTGAAATCGCTCCGCCAGAAAAAGGCGAGCATCCAGGAGGCCTATGCCCGCGTCAAGGACGGCGAGATGTTTATCACGGGAATGAACATCGCCGTGTACGAGATGGCCAACAGGTTCAACCACGAACCGGTCCATGACCGGAAGCTGCTGCTCCACCGGCACGAAATCAAGAGGCTCATCGGCAAGGTTCAGGAGAAGGGTTTTACCCTGGTGCCGCTGAAACTCTATTTCAAAAATGGGAAAGTCAAGGTGGAGCTCGGCCTGGCCCGTGGAAAGGCCAAGTACGACAAGAGGGACAGCATCAAGAAGCGCGAAGTGGACCGTGAACTGCAGCGCGAATGGAAGAACTACCGCTAG
- a CDS encoding phosphotransferase family protein: protein MAKKDEPVEVRKGEELDLAKVGDFLRDSIPGLKGELTVKQFPSGFSNLTYLVKADNREMILRRPPFGKKPKSGHDMSREYRILKALKPVFKYCPEPLVYTEDPAVMGCPFYVMERINGLIIRKNLPEGMVLDPKGARTLSENLIKVLCELHSVDYKKAGLADFGKPEGYVRRQVEGWIGRYRDARTPDAPDYENIMKWLTDTMPADTDRPCLIHNDYKYDNVVLNPRNPLEIIGILDWEMATLGDPLMDLGNSVAYWIEKDDPPNVQMIRMMATNIEGMLTRREQVALYGEIMGRPVKDFDFYFCFGLFRLAVIAQQIYYRFYHGQTKDERFKMLIGAVKILETVAKQVVETSKW from the coding sequence ATGGCAAAAAAAGACGAACCCGTTGAGGTGAGAAAAGGCGAAGAGCTTGACCTGGCAAAGGTTGGCGACTTCCTCAGGGACTCGATACCGGGCCTGAAGGGGGAATTGACCGTGAAACAGTTCCCGAGCGGCTTTTCCAATCTTACCTATCTTGTTAAAGCCGACAACAGGGAAATGATCTTGCGGAGGCCGCCCTTTGGGAAAAAACCGAAATCGGGCCATGACATGTCCCGAGAGTATCGCATATTAAAAGCCCTGAAACCGGTTTTCAAATACTGCCCGGAACCCCTGGTCTATACCGAGGACCCGGCCGTGATGGGCTGTCCCTTTTATGTCATGGAACGGATCAACGGCCTCATCATCCGGAAAAATCTTCCCGAAGGGATGGTCCTTGACCCGAAGGGCGCCAGGACACTCTCGGAGAACCTGATCAAAGTGCTGTGCGAACTCCATTCGGTAGATTACAAGAAGGCCGGCCTGGCTGATTTCGGAAAGCCGGAGGGCTATGTCCGGCGCCAGGTGGAAGGATGGATCGGCAGGTACCGGGACGCCCGCACGCCCGACGCTCCTGATTACGAGAACATCATGAAATGGCTTACCGACACCATGCCCGCTGATACCGACAGGCCCTGCCTCATCCATAACGATTACAAGTACGACAACGTGGTCCTGAATCCCCGGAATCCCCTTGAGATCATAGGCATCCTCGACTGGGAGATGGCGACCCTGGGCGATCCCCTGATGGACCTGGGGAACTCCGTCGCCTACTGGATCGAGAAGGATGATCCCCCCAACGTGCAGATGATCAGGATGATGGCGACAAACATAGAGGGAATGCTTACGCGCAGGGAGCAGGTGGCCCTCTACGGCGAGATAATGGGGCGGCCAGTGAAGGATTTTGACTTTTACTTCTGCTTCGGCCTGTTTCGACTTGCCGTCATCGCCCAGCAGATCTATTACCGCTTCTATCACGGCCAGACCAAGGATGAGCGCTTCAAGATGCTCATCGGCGCCGTGAAGATCCTGGAGACCGTGGCGAAGCAGGTCGTGGAAACGTCGAAATGGTAG
- a CDS encoding TetR/AcrR family transcriptional regulator, giving the protein MEDLCRDFYRENRDTIKIKKEDTAVKNLVTIVNTTLKLSYKKGFDAMSLRDLSGESGLSMGALYSYFGSKEDLLSMIQYHGQRAVERILRDHIDRDSETRDKLRSAIRTHLYLSEVMKSWFYFFFMETKNLNKKYRKISVESELMTEHVITDILEEGVKNKVFDVGNVQLTGSVIKAMMQDWYLKQWKYAQRKISVEDYALFIIDMVESFIINKK; this is encoded by the coding sequence GTGGAAGACCTGTGCAGGGACTTCTACCGGGAGAACCGCGATACCATTAAGATCAAAAAAGAAGACACGGCGGTCAAGAACCTGGTCACCATCGTCAACACCACGCTTAAGCTGAGCTACAAGAAGGGATTCGACGCCATGAGCCTTAGGGACCTGAGCGGCGAATCGGGCCTCAGCATGGGGGCCCTCTATTCCTACTTCGGGAGCAAGGAAGACCTTTTGAGCATGATCCAGTACCACGGCCAGCGCGCCGTGGAGCGGATATTGCGGGACCATATAGACCGGGACAGCGAAACCAGGGACAAGCTGCGAAGCGCAATCCGCACCCACCTGTACCTCAGCGAAGTGATGAAAAGCTGGTTTTACTTCTTTTTCATGGAAACGAAGAACCTCAACAAGAAATACCGGAAGATCTCGGTGGAAAGCGAGCTCATGACCGAACATGTCATCACTGATATCCTTGAAGAGGGCGTCAAGAACAAGGTCTTTGACGTGGGGAATGTTCAGCTTACCGGCTCCGTCATAAAGGCCATGATGCAGGACTGGTATCTGAAGCAGTGGAAATATGCCCAGCGAAAGATATCTGTAGAGGACTATGCCCTGTTCATCATCGACATGGTGGAGTCATTTATAATCAATAAGAAATGA
- a CDS encoding acyl-CoA dehydrogenase family protein, translating into MDFTISDKMQTILDMINEFIDKELIPLEPEFVNTEFRDMVPVLEEKRDMVRRMELWGPNHPTELGGMGLTMVEHGLVSEALGRTPLGHYVFGCQAPDAGNIEILHLHATEEQKGKYLKPLVAGKIRSCFSMTEVDMPGSNPVMLETTAVKDGSDYVINGHKWYTTAADGSKFAICMAVTNPDAPAYLQASMIIVPTDTPGFNLVRNIPVMGHSGSDYASHGEILYQNCRVPQKNLLGPEGHGFILAQERLGPGRIHHCMRWLGICKRSFDLMCRRASERVIAPGGKTLATRQTVQNWVSESAAEIQAARLLTLYAAWRIDTVGAKDARDDVSIIKWVVANTMNSVVDRALQVHGGLGMTDDTILAYFYRHERAARIYDGADEVHKTSFATRLLKRYGGEMKKGKK; encoded by the coding sequence ATGGATTTCACCATCTCCGACAAGATGCAGACCATCCTCGACATGATCAACGAGTTTATCGATAAGGAGCTCATTCCCCTTGAGCCTGAGTTCGTTAACACGGAATTCAGGGACATGGTGCCGGTCCTGGAAGAGAAACGTGACATGGTGCGGCGCATGGAGCTCTGGGGCCCCAACCACCCAACAGAGCTCGGCGGCATGGGCCTTACCATGGTGGAGCACGGCCTCGTGTCCGAGGCCCTGGGGCGAACGCCCCTGGGGCATTACGTGTTCGGCTGCCAGGCTCCTGACGCGGGAAACATCGAAATTCTGCACCTCCATGCCACGGAAGAACAGAAGGGAAAATACTTGAAGCCACTGGTTGCGGGAAAGATCCGGAGCTGTTTTTCAATGACCGAAGTGGATATGCCCGGCTCAAACCCGGTCATGCTTGAGACAACGGCGGTCAAGGACGGAAGCGATTACGTCATCAACGGCCACAAGTGGTACACCACGGCGGCGGACGGCTCGAAGTTCGCAATCTGCATGGCAGTGACCAATCCCGATGCGCCGGCATACCTGCAGGCAAGCATGATCATCGTTCCGACGGACACGCCGGGATTCAACCTGGTGCGGAACATACCGGTCATGGGCCACAGCGGGAGCGATTACGCCAGTCACGGGGAGATTCTCTACCAGAACTGCCGGGTGCCGCAGAAAAACCTCCTGGGACCGGAAGGGCACGGTTTTATCCTGGCCCAGGAGCGCCTGGGGCCGGGACGTATCCATCACTGCATGCGGTGGCTCGGCATATGCAAGCGCTCCTTTGACCTGATGTGCAGGCGCGCCAGCGAGCGGGTCATAGCTCCGGGCGGCAAGACCCTGGCCACGAGGCAGACCGTCCAGAACTGGGTCTCCGAATCGGCTGCGGAGATACAGGCGGCCCGGCTTCTTACCCTGTACGCGGCCTGGCGTATCGACACCGTGGGGGCCAAGGACGCCCGGGACGACGTTTCAATCATAAAATGGGTCGTGGCCAACACCATGAATTCAGTGGTGGACCGTGCCCTGCAGGTCCACGGCGGCCTCGGCATGACCGACGATACCATACTCGCCTACTTTTACAGGCACGAGCGGGCCGCCCGCATTTACGACGGCGCCGATGAAGTGCACAAGACTTCCTTTGCAACGCGCCTGTTGAAGCGCTATGGCGGAGAGATGAAAAAAGGGAAAAAGTAA
- a CDS encoding histidine phosphatase family protein, which translates to MSTLYFIRHGQASFGKEDYDELSDTGHRQARILAHYFEVMNRRFDAVYTGTLSRQVRTAEALLSLLKEVNAPAPEVRHLEGLNEYPTHDIFPALAPHAIKADPSLASDVASLMKDRKAFQRVFEAVMGLWATGSHQVPGLLTWEEFKNKVNGAIDEIMRNDGAGKHVAVFTSGGTISVAVQRTLGLGEKGAMKIAEQLVNTSITRFKCTRDRIMMATFNEYAHLERENDEKLITYR; encoded by the coding sequence ATGAGCACATTATATTTCATACGCCATGGACAGGCATCCTTCGGCAAGGAAGATTACGATGAATTGTCCGATACCGGCCACCGCCAGGCGAGGATTCTGGCCCATTACTTTGAGGTTATGAACAGGCGTTTTGACGCGGTCTATACCGGTACCCTGTCCCGCCAGGTAAGGACAGCCGAGGCCCTGCTCTCATTATTGAAAGAAGTGAATGCCCCGGCCCCCGAGGTACGGCACCTTGAGGGGCTCAATGAATATCCGACCCATGACATATTCCCGGCCCTGGCGCCCCATGCCATCAAAGCCGATCCCTCCCTTGCCTCCGATGTGGCAAGCCTCATGAAGGACCGGAAGGCCTTCCAGAGGGTCTTTGAAGCGGTCATGGGACTGTGGGCGACCGGCTCACACCAGGTACCGGGCCTTTTGACATGGGAAGAATTCAAGAACAAGGTGAACGGGGCCATAGATGAGATAATGAGGAATGACGGCGCCGGGAAGCACGTGGCGGTTTTCACCTCCGGAGGGACCATCTCTGTGGCTGTGCAGAGGACCCTCGGTCTCGGTGAAAAAGGGGCCATGAAGATAGCGGAGCAGCTGGTCAACACCTCGATAACCAGGTTCAAGTGCACCAGGGATCGCATCATGATGGCGACCTTTAACGAATATGCTCACCTGGAACGGGAAAACGACGAGAAGCTGATAACATACCGGTAG